atctaaaataaatctttataaatTGTTTCTCTCAGTTACTTATCAAAGTGATGAAAAGCTAACTGCGTGTGTCACTGTCATCTTAGTCTGCAGACAAGAAACCACCAGAGGGCAAAAGATGATGTGCTTTCAGGCAACAAAGTGATTAAGTGATGAAACTAAATTACAAATGCAGGCAGCCAGGCCCAAGCTGCTAGCCTCCATTTGACCTGACCTTTcaatagattgtgtgtgtgtgtgtgtgtgtgtgtgcgcgcgcgcgcaggtggggtggggggccggGGCAGAGCAGGGTataactctatcccaggctggcctcaaactcacaacaatcctccaatGTAAgcatcccaagtggtgggattaaaggtatgagctaccacgcctgactttaatggcttttttaaatgttttgttttctggtgctgggactgaacccagggccttccacatgctaggcaaatgctaaATCCTCAAGCCTTCCCAGTGTGTCCTAAAGGACAGGAGGGCAGGGCTCTCTCGTGACCAGACACTACAAAATCTTTCCTCCACACAGTCCTGCTAACAAGGCCAAGCCCATCCCGAGGTGAAGCTCAAGACCAGTGTGTATTGTTACTGGCAAAAGCTGGGCTGAAGTATTTCAGGATCAAAGCCAATGATCCACTActggaaataaaatcaaaacacatgtTCTGCCAGAGGACGGTCAATAATATCACCTTTGTAAAATGTACAACTGATTACTCAACCCCCTGTTGTGCCTCCTAGCCTCAGAATAGTGTAACACAGCCCTTTCCTGGGCTGTAGAAAAGGAATGTGGAATACACAGTCCGTGAGATCCGACTCTGTTCACCAGGCACTGTTCCATCTGCCTCAACCAGAGCCCTCTCCACACATAGCAGCTGCTGAGCACCATGAACAAATGACTGCCTTTGACTCAGTCATCAGAGTTACGCTGGTCACAGTTTACAGGAGGAGAAGCATGGTTCCCTCCTTAGGAAAGAGCCCTATCACACCTACAAAGGGTTCTGCCAGGGCGCCTCATCCTTACCTTTCGAAGCCGATATCCACTGAGCCGTCCCTGCTCTGCATCCACCAGGTAGAAGAAGATGGAAGGGGCAAGCTCATGAAGCTGTCGCAAAACATTCCGGGTGGCTGGAAAAGGAGTTACCTGAAAAAACCCAGACAGCCCAGGAGAAGAGTTAATCTTGAAGCCCCACTTCCCGAAAGCCATTACTGCTGACCCAGGGAAGAAAGCCTTAAGTACAAAGCAGCAAATCTTAAAAGAACCAGAGTCTATAGAACTAGATTTAAGGCTTAAATAGAGCTTGGTTAAGAGCCTGAATatatgctgggcatagtggcacgtgcctgtgaTCCTAGCGCTTGGCAGACTGAGGAaagagggctgccatgagttagaggccagctacacagtgagttctatgACAGCCTGGCTACGAAGTCacacccttgctttttttccctctccctctctctctctctctctcttttaagtttttcagggtagggtttcactgtagcccaggctgacttggaattcactatgtagtctcagggtggccttgaactcatgacaatcctcctacctctgcctcccaagtgccaagattaaagatgtgtgccagggctgaagagatggcttagcggttaagtgcttgcctgtgaagcctaatgacccaggttcgaggctcggttccccaggtcccatgttagccagatgcacaagggggcacaccgcgtctggagttcgtttgcagaggctggaagccctggcacgcccattctctctctcttcctctatctgtctttctctctgtgtctgtcactctcaaataaataaataaaaaaattaaaaaaaaaaaagatgtgtgccaccatgatgcCCAACTTGGACcctcttttgagaaaaaaaaagaaagaaaaggaaagacaaaaaggaagaaaaaagttaattacaaataaataaatttgaaaagacaCAAAAGTAGGAGGGGATGGGAACTTGTTGGGAAGAAGGCTCAGCAGGCGTGTAGGGTGAATAGGATCAAGCTACATCATATATATGTACGAAAtagtcaaaaaaaataaaacaatttttaaatgtcattacaAAAAGCAAAACCGGAGCACTCACATGGGCAGCAAGTGCAGCCATGTTACTGAAGATGACTGGAGATCAAACACGTGCTGAGTGCAGATAGCTGTCTCTGCTCCACGCATGTGACACCCACCCCACAAAGGTCTCCCTCCCCACCAAGACAAAGTACCTTGTACTCATCATCAATCAACAGCAAGACCTTGGCGTAGTCTTGATCCATGACTGGAAGAAGCAAGGACTGCAAGATGGGGCGCTTTAGCACTGGGGGAGTGCCCTGACTCCACTTGCCAAAAATGGGGTTGAACACATACAGAGAACTCATTCCTGTTTCCTGAAATGAACAGCAAACTGTCAGACTCCAACACACAAAGAAGGTAAATCCTACAGGAAAACCCGCGACATTGAGGAATCAACACTACCACAAAGAACTCTCAAGTCTTTAATTTCTACGTGGAAAGTAAGTTCTTGGCTGAAGGCAGATGGTCACACAGGCTAATATGCAAAGCAAAAAGGGTAACTACCTCTAGATCCAAAGCTAACTAAGAACTGGACATGCTAATGATCAATCAAAAAgtcggggctgaggagatggctaagtggttaaaggcacttgcttgcaaagcctaccagcccaggctcaattccccagcatccacattaaagacaaatgcacaaggcgacacatgcatctgaagttcatttacacctgcaagaggccttgatgtacttattctctctctcttctctcttcctggcCCCCCCcctttctatgcttgcaaataaattaataatttttttttaaagttggctgtagagatggcttagcagttaaggtgctttccttcaaagcctaaagacccaggttcaattccccagtacctatataaaccagatgcacaaggtagcacatgcatctggagttcatttgcagtggctggaggccctggtgcacccattttctctatctgcctcttcctgtctctctctttcccaaataattaattgaatatttatttattacagagtgggcaagtcagggcctctagccactgcaatcaaactccagacaaatacaCCACCATTTGCATTTGGCGTACACAGGTtttaggaaatcgaacctgggtccttaggctttacaagcaaatgccttaactgttaagccatctctccaaccctaattacattttttttttttaaaagccaggtgtgtggcacatgcctttaatcccagcacttgggaggcagaggtataggaggattgcaatgagttagaggccactctgagactacatagtaaattccagatcagcttgggctacagtgagaccctaccttgaaaaaccaaaagaaaaaaagtgttttttgaaAGTCAAGGGAGGGCTAGGAGTGTGACTCAGTAGATCCCTTGCCTATCATGCCTGAGGCCTGTGCAATCCTGCCATTGCCAGTACAGAAAAGTGCCTATGAAGCCTCCTCTCATAGTACAGATAGCATGGATCCATAAAAACCCTTTCCAATATTAGTGGCAGAGATATGAATGGCTTAGGGTCTTGCCGCtcctcagagaaagaaaagagccccTCAGCTACCACGTACAGCTTCACTGGGAAGCGTGCTGCCTGAAAGCGAACGTTTTCTAGTTTCACATCAGTCTGGATAGATCCTCCACCCAGGCAAGAAACTGGTAGAAACCAGAGTGCAAACCCCGGAATGTTCCTCCTGGACTCTCACAGAACCACCAAAAGTCTGAGAGAAATTTAAATTGCAAAACACTAGAGGAGCCACACCACTCTGGCTGACCTCACCTTGTCCTTCACCAGCAGTGTGCActgaggggggtgggggaagtgaGCAGTGGTTCTCTGGACCATCAGCTTAAAGGAAGAGTCTGGCTTGACGTTGGGCAGGTACTGTTTCCACAGGAtggtgccagagctgctttcGATGCCAAAGAGCTGCAAGATGAACAAATATTTGGCTCACCACTAGAAAGAGAAGCCAAAGAACTGATTCTACTCTTGCTAACTGCATCCACCTCAACCCTTCGTCAAAGCCTCTGGTGTCTCACCCGGCACTGGAGCTAACCCCCTCACCTTGCCTGAGGCTGTTACCATCACCATCATCTTTTGCAGGTTGAACTCATCTCTGGCCAAGGTGTCAATGTTGATTTCATTCTTAATCTGGCTTCGAGGCTTTCGGGCATCATAGAACATTTTCCAGAGGTGGGAAGTCCACGCCTGGAGCAGGATGAGCTGAGATGACAGGCGTTTCAGGAACATCCCCAGCAAGCCGTCTGGTGTCAGGGAAAGGTAAGGCCCTCCGAGTCAGATTAGGAGTCCCTCCAGGAGGAATGTGCCTTTCTCAGAGAACAACCTCATCCTGTCTCGAAAGGGCCTTGGCATCATTCACACTCTAGGCCACAAGTCCAAGGGGTGGTCTGTGTCAGATGCTGGCAGTCCCACACTCAGGTACGGCCATGCACAAGCTTCCAAAATCTCCTTACTTGGCTCTTACACTTTCACCTGCCTGTAATCTTGGGATAGGGAACTAAGAGGTCAAAGATCAGCCATGCAGGGTACAGCCATGCAGTGAGTACCTGTACCACAGTGCCACCCCAGTTGGCCAGGGGAAGGTATCTGGGTGCCACAACAAAGCCAGAGACGTGCGGGTATGGGAGCCCAGTAGGTAGGGGTGTGTGTACACGCAGGTGCAGGCGCGCACTCTCGTAAACAGTGCTTCCGTTTTCCTGTGTTTCATTCTACTTTGTCAAGTGTTTAGCCTGCTCTCAACATACTTCTTGCAACCCATTCCCATGACCATCATCCTCCTTGCCCCAACTCTAACTGTGAGGGCACCTCCCTTCAACTGGAGACAGGTGTACAAGGCAACAAAGTAACAGGTAAGGTCTCTGGAGTCTAGAAGGCCTGGATTAAAATCCCAGCTCCAGTCCCTAATGCCGTGTAACCTTTGTACCTCTGGTCCCTCATCCATAACTGTACCCCAGAGGCCTGCTACAAAGATCAGGCCTCATGATATATGTACAGGATTAAACATGATGCCTGGTATGAGGTGGTAAGTGTTCACTAACAGTGATGCCTTTTCTCATCTATTTTCTACCAATCCCTGCTCGAGGAAGAGAAGTGAGAGGCAGACAGGTCACAAGCAGAGAGTCCACACATACGCAGAGTGTGTCTCACTGATGCAAGTCAAGAAAGCAAATAACGAGCCAAAGGCTAGTCATGTGGGCAAGCATGGAGCAACAGGCAGCAAGACGCAGGATTTACCTTGAATCGCTGGGTCCAGGCAGCAGAAACAAACAGTAAAGTCAAGTTAATCCTTGGCTTAAGAAAAGGTGCAATACCTAGCAAGGTGCTAGGCCCAGAGTAGGCCCTCAATAGCTATCTGCTGAGTAGCTGGACAGATGGTGGAGGGGAGACTAAATCAGGGAAGAGTGATCCAAGTCCATCCAGGGCACTGGGTGTGTGGCTGGCTTCAGAGGACACAAAATTACTTCTATAATAAACACATCAACCCAATTGTGGCTCTCTAGGTATATGCAGTGCTGCTTTCTGGAAAATGAGTGGACAGTGCCTGATGTGGAGCCTGACAGCTTTCAGGTACTGGGGCAATGATAGCTAATGTTATACTAAGactttgtgagacaggatctctagcccaggctgaccttttaactcatggtgatcctctaactcagcctccctgtgttgggattaaaggcatgaatcttTCTTGCTTCAGAATCTTTCCCTACAGGGCCTCATAGTTCCCTCTTTCACGGAGTAAACCACAGAGCCTATGCTGGGAACCTACCTGCCTTCTTGCCAAATTCTCCTTCCAGTTCCGCCTGTGCCCCAGTCAGGGGGAGGTCCACCATCTCCAGGCACACCACTTCTGCCAGGGACTCTTCACGGCTCCACAACACCACCTTCCCGGCTACAGAAAGTCAGTTTGCAAAAGCTTAACCTGCCTCGTTGGCCCTCTGAAGAGACCCTTGTTCTGAAGTACAGATTGTGGAGCAAGGGGCACTTACCCAGCTGCTGAAGAAAGAGCTGCAGGTGGTCCTGCGTCTGCACCAAGGCCCGGTAGCCCACTGAGTCATCCTTCTTCAAGAACACCTGAATGTAGAGCTGTAAGACAGGCAGTCATTAAAAACTCAAACGTCTCACAGGGCACCAGGCCCCAAGGTTCTAAGGACTGGGAGTTGTCTGAGATCAGGTCACAGCATCACAGAATGTCCAAACAATACAACTATTATCTGCACACCACAAGAAAATGCATATTCTTTGGACCCAACACTGCAATGGTCCTAGACAATGCTGGCAAGTCCGTGGAGGAAGGTACCTGATGGTATCATCATCCTTCAATGCTCCAGTCTCATCCCACAAGACAAGCTGAAGGCCAGGACAGCGCTTTCCATTTTAAGGATAAAGAATCCACAGCTAAGAGGCCAAGGAGCACAACTCAATGTCCACAGAGATGCACAGGGTAGGGTGACAAGTGCAGGCTGGGAGTTAGACAGCCTTGAGTCTGGATTCCAGCAATATGTCTTACTACCTCTGTGACTGGACAGGGTACTGCATCTCGTGGGCCACAGGAGCATTCATAAACCAGGTTAATAACCAACAATTCATAAGACTCCAAGCCAGTTACAGCAATTAGCACACaggcatggttcagtggttaaggcatttgcctgcgaagcctatggatccaggttcaactccccagaacccatgtaaggcagatgcacaaggtcacacatatgcacaagattgcacacatgtctggagttcgattgcagtgattagaggccctggtgtgccaagtctctctctccttcattaaaacaaaaccaaaaaagacagAGCACAACACCTCATGCACGTTTATGGTTTGGCACAAGTAACACCAGTGCTTGCTATTATTTATGACCAGTCAGTGGTTCCAGAAGAACCAGAACCCGTTTTCAGAGAACCCTAATCCAGAGACCGCTCAGCCCTCAGGATACTGAAAAGTCTGCACACCAGTGCCTGAAGCCAAGGACATCACTCACCCGCTCAGGACGAGTGTCATTCTGCTCCAAGCTGAAAGAAATCGCAGTGTCCAGCAGCCGCCGACCTGTCTCCACCAAGTACAGGTTAATGGTGTAGGTCTGGTTGAAGCAAGAGAGTGAGTCCTATGGGCACAAACAGGATGGGTTGACAAATGAATTTCCCTAAGAGATGTCCAAGAATAGAGCAAATACATTCAAGGAGCCAGGCAGAAAGGGGAATATGatgtacaaaacaaaataaggaagtttaaaaaaaaaacacataattgAGACAGAAATAAGGGGCCAAGTAAATTACTAAGTATATACCTACTACATGTGTCTCAGGAGGAAGCAGAGTGCTCCCAGAGAAGCACAGTCATGGCAAGGAAAGCAAGGagagcaggcgtggtggcacacgcctttaatcacagcactcaggagggaggatcactgtgagtttaaagccaccctgaaaaaagccaggtatggtggtgcacacctttaatcccagcactcgggaggcagaagtaggaggatcactgtgagttcaaggccaccctgagactccaaagtgaactgcagatcagcttggactagagtgagaccctaccccgaaaaaaaaaagccaccctgagactacataatgagttccaggccaacctgggctagagcgagaccctatcttggaaaactggagagatagcttagttgttaaggtgtttgtctgcaaagccaaaggaccctggttcaattctcaggtcccatgtaaaagccagatgcataagatggtgcatgtgtgtttgtgtgcagtggctggaggccttggcacacccattctctctctatctgtctctctgctctctctcaaataaataaataaaatattaacaaaaaagaaaatccaaaaaaacaggggggaaggaattatggatgattgtctataattatggaaggtgtcaataataataataatttttaaaagcaggagAAGTACAGCAGCCACAGCCATCACCAAGACCTGTGCCCGCAGTCTGGGCCCCTCACTGCCACCTACTGCTCCAAGAGAACACCACTCAGCTCTCCGCACTGCAGGGATATGGGAAAAATAAGCCGAGGCCCAGAGAAGAAAGCACTGAGGAAAGTATTTGAGGGAATCTCCCTACTCACTCTGCCCTGAAAAGGGGCCAAGAGAAATACCATTACACTGACAGTTAAGTACCTGGACCCCCATCTACAGCTGGGAGACCAAGGAGACCTGCTAGCCTCAGCTGACCACAGATTATTCAGGTGGCCTCCCATGCCCTCAGGTCTGGCACACTGCCCAATGCTATACCCCTACCTGTGCACTAGACTTCTCTGAAAAGCTCCCCATGGACCCATCTTCGGTATTGCTAGGTTTCTgctagaagaaagagaggaacaaGAGAAAATTCACCCAAAGCATCACTTCCCATTCACTAAAATGAAGCACTGTGAAAGGGAAATCTCACTTCTCACCCCACTCACGAGCCTATGCACCCTTAAACAGTGCTGGGGAAAGTGAGCTTGAGGACGGAGGTGGGTAGAAAGCTGCACAGGTAGAGAGCTCATCGCGGAGCAGCCTCAAGCCCCACGTTCAGTCAGACAATTAAGTACACTGCAACTTCTATCTGTCAGGCTTCTAGGCAGAGACAAGGAAGCAAAACCCTCCTTGCTGGTTACTGCTCAACGGCACTCACCACCTCATTCCGACAGGTCATGACTGCAGCCACCGTCTTCTCCCCAGTGGTACCAAAGCTCACGAGGGCAGTCTGTGGGGAAAGTGAGGTGTCAAACTTCCAAATGGGGCCTGTGCTAGCTGGCAACCTTCCAGAGGGTCACATCTCCCATGAAGGACCCTAGGCCTTACATTTCAAGCAGGGgcccttaactgctcagccatcttcccagtcccttgaCTTTGGATTTCAAAGCTATTTTGAACTTTGGATGTGACAGCCAAGAAGGCCCCGGCAGCATCTGACAAACCCCTCCCTGCCTTCAGCACGGGCTCAGGCACATGCAGCTCCAAGCACCTACAGGGAGGCTCAAAGTGCCGTCCTCACTTGCCTATGGActctttgtgctttttttttgtttccgaggtagtctcactctagctcaggctgacctggaattcactatatagtttcagggtggcctcctcctacctctgcctctcaagtgctgggatttaagacgtgcaccaccacacccggctcttatgGACTCTTGAGGGATGAGACCACTTTACTCTAAGGATTCTCTGTAAGCCCAGGAGAAAGAGGGCTATATTTCCTGTGAGACTGTTCCCTGCAAACCACTGATGGGACAGTGCCATCAATCTTGAACCTGAGGAAAATGCCTTCAATTCAAAGGCATAGTACTCTCACCaggcgtggtgatacacaccattaaccccagcacttgggaggccaaggtaggaggatcactgtgagttggagaggCCAGcctctccatagtgaatttcaggtcagcttggtctacacagtgagaccctgcctcaggaaaaaaaaaaaaaaaaaggcctagtCACCAAGCTGCCTTGTCTTGGTGAGAGCCTGCCAGGTCCTAGCGCTCGGCGCGGCAGGAAGTTACCTGGGGGAAGTTCTTGAGCAGACTCAGAGTTCCGTGGTGGTAGTGCAGCAAAGCATAGTGGTTTGGGGACAACTGCAGGAAGAACTGGGCCCGAGAAGGATCCACTGGGTTGGGCTGGGTTGGCAGCACCCGGGGCTGGAATCCACTTCCAAATTCTAAGTCGAGAGACTGGAGGAGGCAAGAGGAAAAAAGATTAGGACAAGAAGCCAACCAATCCTGGCCGGTCCAGACTCAAAATCCTCTGCTCAGCTTCGTCAGGGAACATAACGAAACCAGGGCAAATGACTCTAGAAGCTCCCAATTCACCTTCCCCAAAGAGGAGAACAGCCCATTTCCTCTGAGTCCAGGTCAGCTGCAAGCTCAACTTCTCCCCACAGCTGCCAATTCAGGAAGGAAGCAGAAACCCCACCTAGGAAAGATCTCCCCAAAGAACCTGCCTGAGCTGTCACCAGCCCTCTAAACCCAGCAGGTGATGCCTCAGGCCAAGAGAAAGTTGCAGCCTCTCACCTGCAGGGGAATCTGCCGTAGTTCCCACTCGGTCTCCAGAGCCAAAGTGTGCAGGGAATGTGAGCTTGGGTCTGGGCACACGAGGACAGCCTCACCCACCACACCACAGGCTCCAGTGAGACGCTGCAACCATGGGGTGGAAACCCTGACCTGCAGGACAGACATGGGGTCAGGACTGTGAAGGCTCTTGACAGTGGTCCCTCTTAGCTTGTCAGGAGAATTGCTGCTGGGACCCCACAGGGGCTGCTACTCTCCAAGGTTCTAAAGGGGCTTTTCTTGTCCCCAGCCACCAGGCCCCTCACCAACTTCCTGAGCACCTCCAAAGGTGGAGAAAACTCGGAATTATTTTTTCTGGTCACTGGTAAAATGCACTAGGTAACTGTAAGAGACAAGTATTTAGACAAAGGTCTCCCAACCAAGTTTGTTACACGTGGTGTCTTCCTAGAAGATACCGACAGATTCTGACTTGATCCAGGTAACATTTTAGCCTCCCCAGAACAGCATTAGGTGCAAATACTTTAAATACAAGTCAACAACAATAAGCCAGCAGCAAGTCACCCAGTCAGGGGTGAATGGATCCTATACCTGCCCAGCCAATGTCACTGACCCCAGAGCAAAGGCTCCCCTTCTCTACACACCATGAGGCTCCCCCAGCCAAATGCCCTCCATacctgctgaacaatctctccatcctccacattAAACTTGACAATGTTCACATGGCTGAAGGGAACGATGCCAAGAGCCCACACCATCCCAGAGCCATAGGAATACACCATCTGGTAGTGAATGCTGTCACTAAGGGATGACAGGACAGGGCACCAGCTTTACCTTCGGACCAGAGCTTTCCGTACTATTACCAAAAAATATGTAACAAAACAAGCtgccagtttttttgtttgtttggttggttgatttttcaaggaaaggtctcactctagctcaagatgacctggaatttaaaatgtagtctcagggtgtcctcaaactcatggtgatcctcctacctctgcctcccgagtgctgggattaaaggcgtgcgccaccacggctggcaaGCTGCCAGTCCTTAACCAGATGTCACAAGCTTTAGTTTCTGCTTTTGAGTTTCTCCTTTTTCAATGCTTAGGAccttacacatgctagacaagtgttctaccactgaaccatccttcTAGCCTTGCTTTTGTCTTGAATTTGAACTACTTGTCAACATTTGGAACTGAGATCATAAACACAGATCAGATTTCCAGTTTTTCTTAAGTTAGAGATGTGGCAATGCTGGGTCTATCTACATGGAAGTAGGGCACACATTGGCCCTTTAGACGTAGGCTAAGCACACGGCAGTTCTGTGCAGTTTCCCaaaggctgtttttgttttttgtttaaaacAGGGTATGGCTAGGTAGCTCAATCTGGCCTCAGTCCTGGTATctatcctcttacttcagcctcccagatGCTAGAATTAGAGGTGTCTATCACTAGGCctagctataaattttcctttttttgctttcctTGGTGGTTGTACGGatccaacccagggctttgtgcatactacagccaagctctctaccactgcaCTATATTCCCAGGCCTAGGAATCTGGACTTTTAATCCCTGCTCCAAATTCTCTGGAATGGCCCCACGCAGTCTAAGCCAACCCTTGGTCTGCCTTCCCTTGTGTCCCCTGCTCCTTCCTGGCTTCCATGCTTCTGAGCATAGGACTTCTAGAAATCACCTCAAGCCTCACTCAGTCTCACCCTGGGCTTTCCTTGAGTTGTTCCACCTCTTAACATGGATGAAAAATTAGAACTAATGTGAAGTAAAGTCACAAAGCCCAAAGCAACACACCCTGAGCAAGTGAGCGGCTCCTGTGCGCCACCAGCCCTGGTGCTCAATGGCTCCAGGCAACCTCAGTGAGTTTTCTCCTCCCTGCAAAGGACACTCAGACACAGCCTTTGTATTCAGGCGCACGTGCAGCAAGGGCACCACCCCACATATGATGCCACCAAAAGGGCACCTGGCCACTCACATGCTACAGGACCATCAGGACAAGGAGAAGGCTGGGGGAAAAGGGACAAAGTAGCTCTCACCGGAGAGAGGATGGCCCTACCTTTCAGGGAGATGTTCCACCCACTTCAGGTGCCCACTGGAGAGGTGATGGAGTGCAAGGGCAGTCTTCTTCAGGACGGCGACGTACCTCACTGACTCCTGCAGGCCAACCAGCCCCAGTGCCTGGAAACTGCACACAAGTGTGGGTGAGGGCCTCCGGCTAGAGCAGgcagcccccaccactgctgctgaggcTTGCTGGGTCAGAAGACAGACCGTGGGCCCACACCACCTGGATCCCAATGATGGCTCTACATTGCAGCAACTCCACCACATGACTCTCCTGAGCCCACAAGGTCCTGAGGgttgtttcttccttcccctaGGACATCATACCAGCCGGGCCAACCCTGGATGCCCCCAACAGGCAATGCTTTCATTATTAGGCTGTGGCCTACCTCCCTACTTGGGCACCACCTTGATTTACAGGCTGTCTCACATTACAGAAGTGTTCTCATTACCTGGAATCCACTAAGAGTTTACCAAACAAATTCCTGTCATAAGATGTGTAAGCTAATGTCAACCACCCtgtaacatgtttttattttttaaaatactttatttgtgtgagagagaaacagatagagagaataggcactctagggcctctagccactgcaaatgaactccagacatacatgccaccttgtgcatctggctttatgtggtactggggaactgaacgtgggtccttaggctttacaggcaagtgccttaactgctgagctgtcgcTCCAGCCCCCAGACACCCATTCTGGATGTGCTTGTGATTAAAGAACACATGTGCTTACTGGGGCAACATCTACTGAATGCTCATTAGATGTAGGGTTCAGTGCTAGGCATAGGAGTTGCTCTTGTACTTGAATGTCTTTGTAGTACCCAATGGAGAGAAGATAGAGTGTGAGAGTAGTCTTCAGGACCGTGACTCCtaagcccaggttcaaatccctggtgcccagacacacagagtggcacctgcatctggcattcatttgcaagggaAAGAGAatttggcatgccctttctctttctctctcaaataaataaaagaaaaagaatgggcacctatggtggtttgaatagaatagatggcccccaatatactcagtttgtttttttgtagtttgcatctgctggctacctggctggaggcaatgtcactgggtggatcttaagttgtggtgatgggtttctgat
The genomic region above belongs to Jaculus jaculus isolate mJacJac1 chromosome 5, mJacJac1.mat.Y.cur, whole genome shotgun sequence and contains:
- the Emc1 gene encoding ER membrane protein complex subunit 1 isoform X1, with amino-acid sequence MAAAVASRFLLWATLLFPAAAVYEDQVGKFDWRQQYVGKLKFASLEFSPGSKKLVVATEKNVIAALNSRTGEILWRHVDKGTAEGAVDAMLLHGQDAITVSNGGRLMRSWETNIGGLNWEITLDSGSFQALGLVGLQESVRYVAVLKKTALALHHLSSGHLKWVEHLPESDSIHYQMVYSYGSGMVWALGIVPFSHVNIVKFNVEDGEIVQQVRVSTPWLQRLTGACGVVGEAVLVCPDPSSHSLHTLALETEWELRQIPLQSLDLEFGSGFQPRVLPTQPNPVDPSRAQFFLQLSPNHYALLHYHHGTLSLLKNFPQTALVSFGTTGEKTVAAVMTCRNEVQKPSNTEDGSMGSFSEKSSAQDSLSCFNQTYTINLYLVETGRRLLDTAISFSLEQNDTRPERLYIQVFLKKDDSVGYRALVQTQDHLQLFLQQLAGKVVLWSREESLAEVVCLEMVDLPLTGAQAELEGEFGKKAAIQDGLLGMFLKRLSSQLILLQAWTSHLWKMFYDARKPRSQIKNEINIDTLARDEFNLQKMMVMVTASGKLFGIESSSGTILWKQYLPNVKPDSSFKLMVQRTTAHFPHPPQCTLLVKDKETGMSSLYVFNPIFGKWSQGTPPVLKRPILQSLLLPVMDQDYAKVLLLIDDEYKVTPFPATRNVLRQLHELAPSIFFYLVDAEQGRLSGYRLRKDLTTELSWELTIPPEVQRIVKVKGKRSSEHVHSQGRVMGDRSVLYKSLNPNLLAVVTESTDVHHERTFVGIFLIDGVTGRIIHSSVQKKAKGPVHIVHSENWVVYQYWNSKARRNELTALELYEGTEQYNATAFSSLDRPQLPQVLQQSYIFPSSISAMEATITERGITSRHLLIGLPSGAILSLPKALLDPRRPEIPTEQSREENLIPYSPDVQIHAERFINYNQTVSRMRGIYTAPSGLESTCLVVAYGLDIYQTRVYPSKQFDVLKDDYDYVLISSVLFGLAFATMITKRLAQVKLLNRAWR
- the Emc1 gene encoding ER membrane protein complex subunit 1 isoform X3; translation: MAAAVASRFLLWATLLFPAAAVYEDQVGKFDWRQQYVGKLKFASLEFSPGSKKLVVATEKNVIAALNSRTGEILWRHVDKGTAEGAVDAMLLHGQDAITVSNGGRLMRSWETNIGGLNWEITLDSGSFQALGLVGLQESVRYVAVLKKTALALHHLSSGHLKWVEHLPESDSIHYQMVYSYGSGMVWALGIVPFSHVNIVKFNVEDGEIVQQVRVSTPWLQRLTGACGVVGEAVLVCPDPSSHSLHTLALETEWELRQIPLQSLDLEFGSGFQPRVLPTQPNPVDPSRAQFFLQLSPNHYALLHYHHGTLSLLKNFPQTALVSFGTTGEKTVAAVMTCRNEVQKPSNTEDGSMGSFSEKSSAQDSLSCFNQTYTINLYLVETGRRLLDTAISFSLEQNDTRPERLYIQVFLKKDDSVGYRALVQTQDHLQLFLQQLAGKVVLWSREESLAEVVCLEMVDLPLTGAQAELEGEFGKKADGLLGMFLKRLSSQLILLQAWTSHLWKMFYDARKPRSQIKNEINIDTLARDEFNLQKMMVMVTASGKLFGIESSSGTILWKQYLPNVKPDSSFKLMVQRTTAHFPHPPQCTLLVKDKETGMSSLYVFNPIFGKWSQGTPPVLKRPILQSLLLPVMDQDYAKVLLLIDDEYKVTPFPATRNVLRQLHELAPSIFFYLVDAEQGRLSGYRLRKDLTTELSWELTIPPEVQRIVKVKGKRSSEHVHSQGRVMGDRSVLYKSLNPNLLAVVTESTDVHHERTFVGIFLIDGVTGRIIHSSVQKKAKGPVHIVHSENWVVYQYWNSKARRNELTALELYEGTEQYNATAFSSLDRPQLPQVLQQSYIFPSSISAMEATITERGITSRHLLIGLPSGAILSLPKALLDPRRPEIPTEQSREENLIPYSPDVQIHAERFINYNQTVSRMRGIYTAPSGLESTCLVVAYGLDIYQTRVYPSKQFDVLKDDYDYVLISSVLFGLAFATMITKRLAQVKLLNRAWR